A genomic region of Pelodiscus sinensis isolate JC-2024 chromosome 1, ASM4963464v1, whole genome shotgun sequence contains the following coding sequences:
- the CARD10 gene encoding caspase recruitment domain-containing protein 10 isoform X4, producing MDESQILPRLHSQPGSGTWKGPEDAPGQADSPTEEEEEEEVLWEKIESVRHQLTRSLNPAKLTPYLRQCRVIDEQDEEEVLSSCRFPCKSNRTGHLMDILRCRGKRGYEAFLESLEFYYPEHFTRLTGKVPVQRCSMILDEEGPEGLTQFLMLEVKKGRAQRKEHLAREHQLKVKNQALEEEQSRLEQQMQELLKVQERCQRLREEWDSHSLELLRLKDENYMLAMRYAQQCEEKNLAVLRSRDLQLAVDQLKCKVGSLEEECKLLRKQAATGPRREAEERAQPDTVSELQAENHRLTASLQELQSMLQAASEAQAPGSQRILLDILEHDWKEAQDERQDLCQKLHSVQNELQWAEELRDKYLQEVEDLQLKHRTLQKDCDLYKHRMNTVLCQLEEIEKERDQAIQSRDQVQLQYSQSLVEKDQYRKRVRALEEERDELRSKLSRAEGVAGALGAQQPCCRDAGMKVCPSSYSLCSNLSSTWSLSDNPSPLGNSVMDMLGVPAITLPEGPSHLSTEVTPESEKDINRLSTFPFPPCAGSILRRQREDESGPIKSLSCGSFGSVEDITGSVTTTLSPAGLSFSNSAHSRVKSENCLDSLSDQKELIRSLVVHLSSVVHLSNSVPQDRGLGRDISILGGNQTGIYVQWVKPGSKAESTGLREGCRLLELRGTLPNREVLSLKNCTREVAYLSLLHWDDPAGLIFLPDMQGYQPLKEALEEGKKVTGDSLYVRANLTLPEQSDPYALCIKCREILHVTDTMHKGRLEWYCARVDPLTLRDLDKGTVPNYSRAQQLLKVQEKGQVPGWQMGRRSNLKKRTQMVKYKPHGDPPQQLLLGLSPDPERSPKPYSLVRPLAVQAPRPVVLSPDCIASRLIRNMLDLPTSRLDFHVCTADEQKQSEMLANADPAAPPQGNGVAPGSLQDQRESREIHTIRECIGKNKHCLLELGLQRVRDLIKSEIYPIIIHVEVTEKNVRGLRSLLRKPGQRDSDVVKLCRSAEQALHALPYSWACVDAQSWCHAEELVKVVRLRIFQEQNRIVWLEDGDL from the exons ATGGATGAGTCCCAGATCCTACCCCGCCTCCATTCCCAGCCTGGATCAGGCACTTGGAAAG gcccAGAGGATGCACCTGGACAGGCTGACAGccccacagaggaggaggaggaggaggaagtgctgTGGGAGAAGATTGAGAGTGTGCGTCACCAGCTGACCCGCTCCTTGAACCCAGCGAAGCTGACGCCCTACCTGCGCCAGTGCCGTGTGATAGACGAACAGGACgaggaggaggtgctgagctCATGCAGGTTCCCGTGCAAGAGCAACCGCACAG GACACCTGATGGACATCCTTCGGTGCCGAGGGAAGCGAGGCTATGAAGCCTTCCTAGAATCCCTGGAGTTTTATTACCCCGAGCACTTCACTCGGCTGACCGGGAAGGTGCCAGTGCAGCGCTGCTCTATGATCCTGG ATGAGGAGGGGCCCGAAGGTCTGACCCAGTTCCTGATGCTGGAGGTGAAGAAGGGGAGGGCGCAAAGGAAAGAGCACCTGGCCAGGGAGCACCAGTTAAAGGTGAAGAACCAAGCCCTGGAAGAGGAGCAGAGCCGGCTGGAGCAGCAGATGCAGGAGCTGCTGAAGGTGCAGGAGCGATGCCAGAGGCTGCGGGAGGAGTGGGACTCCCACAGTCTGGAGCTGCTGCGGCTGAAGGACGAGAACTACATGCTGGCCATGCGCTATGCACAGCAGTGCGAGGAGAAGAACCTGGCCGTGCTGCGCAGCCGGGACCTGCAGCTGGCG GTGGATCAGCTGAAATGTAAGGTTGgcagcctggaggaggagtgcaagCTGTTGAGGAAACAGGCAGCCACCGGGCCCCGGCGAGAGGCAGAGGAACGGGCTCAGCCTGACACAGTATCTGAGCTGCAGGCTGAGAACCACAGGCTGACGGCCTCCCTCCAGgagctgcagagcatgctgcag GCAGCGAGTGAGGCCCAGGCGCCCGGCTCCCAGCGGATCCTCCTGGACATTCTGGAGCACGACTGGAAGGAAGCCCAGGATGAACGGCAGGATCTGTGCCAGAAGCTGCACTCTGTTCAGAATGAGCTACAGTGGGCTGAGGAGCTAAGGGACAAG TACCTGCAGGAggtggaggacctgcagctgaaGCACCGGACTCTGCAGAAAGATTGTGATCTGTACAAACACCGGATGAACACGGTGCTGTGTCAGCTGGAGGAGATTGAGAAGGAGAGGGATCAG GCCATCCAGAGCCGAGACCAGGTGCAGCTGCAGTACTCCCAGAGCCTGGTCGAGAAGGACCAGTACCGCAAACGGGTGcgggccctggaggaggagagggatgagCTTCGGAGCAAACTCAGCCGGGCGGAGGGCGTGGCGGGCGCTCTGGGGGCACAGCAGCCATGCTGCCGGGATGCCGGCATGAAG gTGTGCCCCTCCTCCTACTCCCTCTGCTCCAACTTGAGCAGCACCTGGAGCCTGAGTGATAACCCCTCTCCCTTGGGGAACAGTGTCATGGACATGCTGGGAGTCCCTGCCATCACCTTGCCAGAGGGCCCCTCGCACCTCAGCACG GAGGTGACTCCAGAGAGCGAGAAGGACATTAACCGCCTctccaccttccccttccccccctgcgCTGGCTCCATTCTCCGACGGCAGCGGGAAGATGAATCTGGGCCTATCAAAAG cctgTCCTGCGGGTCCTTTGGAAGCGTGGAGGACATCACAG GAAGTGTGACCACGACTCTTTCGCCGGCTGGTCTCTCCTTTTCCAACAGCGCACATAGCAGGGTGAAGTCAGAGAACTGCCTGGACAGCCTCTCTGACCAAAAAGAGCTCATCAG ATCCTTGGTAGTGCATCTGTCTAGTGTGGTCCACCTGAGCAACTCAGTGCCCCAGGACAGGGGGCTTGGAAGAGACATCTCCATCCTGGGAGGGAACCAAACAGGGATTTATGTCCAGTGGGTGAAGCCAGGTTCAAAGGCTGAGAGTACAGGACTGAGAGAGGGGTGCCGGCTCCTGGAG CTGAGGGGCACTTTGCCGAATAGGGAGGTGCTGTCTCTGAAAAACTGCACACGGGAGGTAGCTTACCTGAGCCTGCTGCACTGGGATGACCCAGCTGGTCTCATCTTCTTGCCCGACATGCAAG GATACCAGCCTCTCAAGGAGGCCTTGGAAGAAGGGAAGAAAGTGACTGGAGACTCCCTCTACGTGCGTGCCAATCTGACCCTCCCGGAGCAGTCCGACCCCTACGCCCTGTGCATCAAGTGTCGGGAGATCCTGCACGTCACTGACACCATGCACAAGGGGCGGCTGGAGTGGTATTGTGCTCGTGTCGATCCCTTGACACTGCGGGACCTGGACAAGGGAACAGTGCCTAACTACAGCCG ggctCAGCAGCTTTTGAAGGTACAGGAGAAAGGCCAAGTGCCAGGCTGGCAGATGGGCCGCAGGAGTAAT cTGAAGAAACGGACCCAGATGGTGAAATATAAACCACATGGGGATCCTccgcagcagctgctgctgggcctCTCCCCAG ACCCAGAGAGGAGCCCAAAGCCCTACAGCCTCGTGCGCCCCCTGGCGGTGCAGGCCCCTCGCCCGGTGGTGCTCTCACCTGACTGCATAGCATCCAGGCTCATCAGGAACATGCTGGACCTGCCCACCTCACGCCTGGACTTTCACGTGTGCACAGCTGATGAACAGAAGCAATCAG AGATGCTTGCTAATGCTgacccagctgctcctccccagggGAACGGTGTAGCTCCAGGCTCCCTCCAGGACCAGAGGGAGAGCAGAGAGATCCACACCATCCGGGAGTGTATCGGCAAG AATAAACACTGCCTGCTGGAGCTGGGCCTCCAGAGAGTGAGGGATCTAATTAAAAGTGAAATATACCCCATCATTATCCACGTGGAGGTCACCGAGAAGAACGTCAGGGGACTCAG GAGCTTGCTGCGGAAGCCAGGCCAGCGCGACTCTGATGTGGTAAAGCTTTGCCGGAGCGCTGAGCAGGCTCTCCATGCTTTGCCCTACTCATGGGCCTGCGTGGATGCCCAGTCCTGGTGCCACGCGGAGGAACTGGTGAAAGTGGTGCGGCTCCGCATCTTCCAGGAGCAGAACCGGATTGTGTGGCTTGAGGATGGTGACCTGTGA
- the CARD10 gene encoding caspase recruitment domain-containing protein 10 isoform X6, with the protein MTGPEDAPGQADSPTEEEEEEEVLWEKIESVRHQLTRSLNPAKLTPYLRQCRVIDEQDEEEVLSSCRFPCKSNRTGHLMDILRCRGKRGYEAFLESLEFYYPEHFTRLTGKVPVQRCSMILDEEGPEGLTQFLMLEVKKGRAQRKEHLAREHQLKVKNQALEEEQSRLEQQMQELLKVQERCQRLREEWDSHSLELLRLKDENYMLAMRYAQQCEEKNLAVLRSRDLQLAVDQLKCKVGSLEEECKLLRKQAATGPRREAEERAQPDTVSELQAENHRLTASLQELQSMLQAASEAQAPGSQRILLDILEHDWKEAQDERQDLCQKLHSVQNELQWAEELRDKYLQEVEDLQLKHRTLQKDCDLYKHRMNTVLCQLEEIEKERDQAIQSRDQVQLQYSQSLVEKDQYRKRVRALEEERDELRSKLSRAEGVAGALGAQQPCCRDAGMKVCPSSYSLCSNLSSTWSLSDNPSPLGNSVMDMLGVPAITLPEGPSHLSTEVTPESEKDINRLSTFPFPPCAGSILRRQREDESGPIKSLSCGSFGSVEDITGSVTTTLSPAGLSFSNSAHSRVKSENCLDSLSDQKELIRSLVVHLSSVVHLSNSVPQDRGLGRDISILGGNQTGIYVQWVKPGSKAESTGLREGCRLLELRGTLPNREVLSLKNCTREVAYLSLLHWDDPAGLIFLPDMQGYQPLKEALEEGKKVTGDSLYVRANLTLPEQSDPYALCIKCREILHVTDTMHKGRLEWYCARVDPLTLRDLDKGTVPNYSRAQQLLKVQEKGQVPGWQMGRRSNLKKRTQMVKYKPHGDPPQQLLLGLSPDPERSPKPYSLVRPLAVQAPRPVVLSPDCIASRLIRNMLDLPTSRLDFHVCTADEQKQSEMLANADPAAPPQGNGVAPGSLQDQRESREIHTIRECIGKNKHCLLELGLQRVRDLIKSEIYPIIIHVEVTEKNVRGLRSLLRKPGQRDSDVVKLCRSAEQALHALPYSWACVDAQSWCHAEELVKVVRLRIFQEQNRIVWLEDGDL; encoded by the exons ATGACAG gcccAGAGGATGCACCTGGACAGGCTGACAGccccacagaggaggaggaggaggaggaagtgctgTGGGAGAAGATTGAGAGTGTGCGTCACCAGCTGACCCGCTCCTTGAACCCAGCGAAGCTGACGCCCTACCTGCGCCAGTGCCGTGTGATAGACGAACAGGACgaggaggaggtgctgagctCATGCAGGTTCCCGTGCAAGAGCAACCGCACAG GACACCTGATGGACATCCTTCGGTGCCGAGGGAAGCGAGGCTATGAAGCCTTCCTAGAATCCCTGGAGTTTTATTACCCCGAGCACTTCACTCGGCTGACCGGGAAGGTGCCAGTGCAGCGCTGCTCTATGATCCTGG ATGAGGAGGGGCCCGAAGGTCTGACCCAGTTCCTGATGCTGGAGGTGAAGAAGGGGAGGGCGCAAAGGAAAGAGCACCTGGCCAGGGAGCACCAGTTAAAGGTGAAGAACCAAGCCCTGGAAGAGGAGCAGAGCCGGCTGGAGCAGCAGATGCAGGAGCTGCTGAAGGTGCAGGAGCGATGCCAGAGGCTGCGGGAGGAGTGGGACTCCCACAGTCTGGAGCTGCTGCGGCTGAAGGACGAGAACTACATGCTGGCCATGCGCTATGCACAGCAGTGCGAGGAGAAGAACCTGGCCGTGCTGCGCAGCCGGGACCTGCAGCTGGCG GTGGATCAGCTGAAATGTAAGGTTGgcagcctggaggaggagtgcaagCTGTTGAGGAAACAGGCAGCCACCGGGCCCCGGCGAGAGGCAGAGGAACGGGCTCAGCCTGACACAGTATCTGAGCTGCAGGCTGAGAACCACAGGCTGACGGCCTCCCTCCAGgagctgcagagcatgctgcag GCAGCGAGTGAGGCCCAGGCGCCCGGCTCCCAGCGGATCCTCCTGGACATTCTGGAGCACGACTGGAAGGAAGCCCAGGATGAACGGCAGGATCTGTGCCAGAAGCTGCACTCTGTTCAGAATGAGCTACAGTGGGCTGAGGAGCTAAGGGACAAG TACCTGCAGGAggtggaggacctgcagctgaaGCACCGGACTCTGCAGAAAGATTGTGATCTGTACAAACACCGGATGAACACGGTGCTGTGTCAGCTGGAGGAGATTGAGAAGGAGAGGGATCAG GCCATCCAGAGCCGAGACCAGGTGCAGCTGCAGTACTCCCAGAGCCTGGTCGAGAAGGACCAGTACCGCAAACGGGTGcgggccctggaggaggagagggatgagCTTCGGAGCAAACTCAGCCGGGCGGAGGGCGTGGCGGGCGCTCTGGGGGCACAGCAGCCATGCTGCCGGGATGCCGGCATGAAG gTGTGCCCCTCCTCCTACTCCCTCTGCTCCAACTTGAGCAGCACCTGGAGCCTGAGTGATAACCCCTCTCCCTTGGGGAACAGTGTCATGGACATGCTGGGAGTCCCTGCCATCACCTTGCCAGAGGGCCCCTCGCACCTCAGCACG GAGGTGACTCCAGAGAGCGAGAAGGACATTAACCGCCTctccaccttccccttccccccctgcgCTGGCTCCATTCTCCGACGGCAGCGGGAAGATGAATCTGGGCCTATCAAAAG cctgTCCTGCGGGTCCTTTGGAAGCGTGGAGGACATCACAG GAAGTGTGACCACGACTCTTTCGCCGGCTGGTCTCTCCTTTTCCAACAGCGCACATAGCAGGGTGAAGTCAGAGAACTGCCTGGACAGCCTCTCTGACCAAAAAGAGCTCATCAG ATCCTTGGTAGTGCATCTGTCTAGTGTGGTCCACCTGAGCAACTCAGTGCCCCAGGACAGGGGGCTTGGAAGAGACATCTCCATCCTGGGAGGGAACCAAACAGGGATTTATGTCCAGTGGGTGAAGCCAGGTTCAAAGGCTGAGAGTACAGGACTGAGAGAGGGGTGCCGGCTCCTGGAG CTGAGGGGCACTTTGCCGAATAGGGAGGTGCTGTCTCTGAAAAACTGCACACGGGAGGTAGCTTACCTGAGCCTGCTGCACTGGGATGACCCAGCTGGTCTCATCTTCTTGCCCGACATGCAAG GATACCAGCCTCTCAAGGAGGCCTTGGAAGAAGGGAAGAAAGTGACTGGAGACTCCCTCTACGTGCGTGCCAATCTGACCCTCCCGGAGCAGTCCGACCCCTACGCCCTGTGCATCAAGTGTCGGGAGATCCTGCACGTCACTGACACCATGCACAAGGGGCGGCTGGAGTGGTATTGTGCTCGTGTCGATCCCTTGACACTGCGGGACCTGGACAAGGGAACAGTGCCTAACTACAGCCG ggctCAGCAGCTTTTGAAGGTACAGGAGAAAGGCCAAGTGCCAGGCTGGCAGATGGGCCGCAGGAGTAAT cTGAAGAAACGGACCCAGATGGTGAAATATAAACCACATGGGGATCCTccgcagcagctgctgctgggcctCTCCCCAG ACCCAGAGAGGAGCCCAAAGCCCTACAGCCTCGTGCGCCCCCTGGCGGTGCAGGCCCCTCGCCCGGTGGTGCTCTCACCTGACTGCATAGCATCCAGGCTCATCAGGAACATGCTGGACCTGCCCACCTCACGCCTGGACTTTCACGTGTGCACAGCTGATGAACAGAAGCAATCAG AGATGCTTGCTAATGCTgacccagctgctcctccccagggGAACGGTGTAGCTCCAGGCTCCCTCCAGGACCAGAGGGAGAGCAGAGAGATCCACACCATCCGGGAGTGTATCGGCAAG AATAAACACTGCCTGCTGGAGCTGGGCCTCCAGAGAGTGAGGGATCTAATTAAAAGTGAAATATACCCCATCATTATCCACGTGGAGGTCACCGAGAAGAACGTCAGGGGACTCAG GAGCTTGCTGCGGAAGCCAGGCCAGCGCGACTCTGATGTGGTAAAGCTTTGCCGGAGCGCTGAGCAGGCTCTCCATGCTTTGCCCTACTCATGGGCCTGCGTGGATGCCCAGTCCTGGTGCCACGCGGAGGAACTGGTGAAAGTGGTGCGGCTCCGCATCTTCCAGGAGCAGAACCGGATTGTGTGGCTTGAGGATGGTGACCTGTGA
- the CARD10 gene encoding caspase recruitment domain-containing protein 10 isoform X1, protein MRGNERLRAWDTPTGTACNQRPALGEHNPDQILVVWQKSGSANQSWRMDESQILPRLHSQPGSGTWKGPEDAPGQADSPTEEEEEEEVLWEKIESVRHQLTRSLNPAKLTPYLRQCRVIDEQDEEEVLSSCRFPCKSNRTGHLMDILRCRGKRGYEAFLESLEFYYPEHFTRLTGKVPVQRCSMILDEEGPEGLTQFLMLEVKKGRAQRKEHLAREHQLKVKNQALEEEQSRLEQQMQELLKVQERCQRLREEWDSHSLELLRLKDENYMLAMRYAQQCEEKNLAVLRSRDLQLAVDQLKCKVGSLEEECKLLRKQAATGPRREAEERAQPDTVSELQAENHRLTASLQELQSMLQAASEAQAPGSQRILLDILEHDWKEAQDERQDLCQKLHSVQNELQWAEELRDKYLQEVEDLQLKHRTLQKDCDLYKHRMNTVLCQLEEIEKERDQAIQSRDQVQLQYSQSLVEKDQYRKRVRALEEERDELRSKLSRAEGVAGALGAQQPCCRDAGMKVCPSSYSLCSNLSSTWSLSDNPSPLGNSVMDMLGVPAITLPEGPSHLSTEVTPESEKDINRLSTFPFPPCAGSILRRQREDESGPIKSLSCGSFGSVEDITGSVTTTLSPAGLSFSNSAHSRVKSENCLDSLSDQKELIRSLVVHLSSVVHLSNSVPQDRGLGRDISILGGNQTGIYVQWVKPGSKAESTGLREGCRLLELRGTLPNREVLSLKNCTREVAYLSLLHWDDPAGLIFLPDMQGYQPLKEALEEGKKVTGDSLYVRANLTLPEQSDPYALCIKCREILHVTDTMHKGRLEWYCARVDPLTLRDLDKGTVPNYSRAQQLLKVQEKGQVPGWQMGRRSNLKKRTQMVKYKPHGDPPQQLLLGLSPDPERSPKPYSLVRPLAVQAPRPVVLSPDCIASRLIRNMLDLPTSRLDFHVCTADEQKQSEMLANADPAAPPQGNGVAPGSLQDQRESREIHTIRECIGKNKHCLLELGLQRVRDLIKSEIYPIIIHVEVTEKNVRGLRSLLRKPGQRDSDVVKLCRSAEQALHALPYSWACVDAQSWCHAEELVKVVRLRIFQEQNRIVWLEDGDL, encoded by the exons ATGAGAG GGAATGAGAGACTCAGAGCCTGGGACACACCTACTGGGACTGCCTGCAATCAGAGACCTGCCCTGGGGGAACACAATCCAGACCAGATTCTTGTGGTGTGGCAGAAATCAGGGTCAGCCAACCAGAGCTGGCGTATGGATGAGTCCCAGATCCTACCCCGCCTCCATTCCCAGCCTGGATCAGGCACTTGGAAAG gcccAGAGGATGCACCTGGACAGGCTGACAGccccacagaggaggaggaggaggaggaagtgctgTGGGAGAAGATTGAGAGTGTGCGTCACCAGCTGACCCGCTCCTTGAACCCAGCGAAGCTGACGCCCTACCTGCGCCAGTGCCGTGTGATAGACGAACAGGACgaggaggaggtgctgagctCATGCAGGTTCCCGTGCAAGAGCAACCGCACAG GACACCTGATGGACATCCTTCGGTGCCGAGGGAAGCGAGGCTATGAAGCCTTCCTAGAATCCCTGGAGTTTTATTACCCCGAGCACTTCACTCGGCTGACCGGGAAGGTGCCAGTGCAGCGCTGCTCTATGATCCTGG ATGAGGAGGGGCCCGAAGGTCTGACCCAGTTCCTGATGCTGGAGGTGAAGAAGGGGAGGGCGCAAAGGAAAGAGCACCTGGCCAGGGAGCACCAGTTAAAGGTGAAGAACCAAGCCCTGGAAGAGGAGCAGAGCCGGCTGGAGCAGCAGATGCAGGAGCTGCTGAAGGTGCAGGAGCGATGCCAGAGGCTGCGGGAGGAGTGGGACTCCCACAGTCTGGAGCTGCTGCGGCTGAAGGACGAGAACTACATGCTGGCCATGCGCTATGCACAGCAGTGCGAGGAGAAGAACCTGGCCGTGCTGCGCAGCCGGGACCTGCAGCTGGCG GTGGATCAGCTGAAATGTAAGGTTGgcagcctggaggaggagtgcaagCTGTTGAGGAAACAGGCAGCCACCGGGCCCCGGCGAGAGGCAGAGGAACGGGCTCAGCCTGACACAGTATCTGAGCTGCAGGCTGAGAACCACAGGCTGACGGCCTCCCTCCAGgagctgcagagcatgctgcag GCAGCGAGTGAGGCCCAGGCGCCCGGCTCCCAGCGGATCCTCCTGGACATTCTGGAGCACGACTGGAAGGAAGCCCAGGATGAACGGCAGGATCTGTGCCAGAAGCTGCACTCTGTTCAGAATGAGCTACAGTGGGCTGAGGAGCTAAGGGACAAG TACCTGCAGGAggtggaggacctgcagctgaaGCACCGGACTCTGCAGAAAGATTGTGATCTGTACAAACACCGGATGAACACGGTGCTGTGTCAGCTGGAGGAGATTGAGAAGGAGAGGGATCAG GCCATCCAGAGCCGAGACCAGGTGCAGCTGCAGTACTCCCAGAGCCTGGTCGAGAAGGACCAGTACCGCAAACGGGTGcgggccctggaggaggagagggatgagCTTCGGAGCAAACTCAGCCGGGCGGAGGGCGTGGCGGGCGCTCTGGGGGCACAGCAGCCATGCTGCCGGGATGCCGGCATGAAG gTGTGCCCCTCCTCCTACTCCCTCTGCTCCAACTTGAGCAGCACCTGGAGCCTGAGTGATAACCCCTCTCCCTTGGGGAACAGTGTCATGGACATGCTGGGAGTCCCTGCCATCACCTTGCCAGAGGGCCCCTCGCACCTCAGCACG GAGGTGACTCCAGAGAGCGAGAAGGACATTAACCGCCTctccaccttccccttccccccctgcgCTGGCTCCATTCTCCGACGGCAGCGGGAAGATGAATCTGGGCCTATCAAAAG cctgTCCTGCGGGTCCTTTGGAAGCGTGGAGGACATCACAG GAAGTGTGACCACGACTCTTTCGCCGGCTGGTCTCTCCTTTTCCAACAGCGCACATAGCAGGGTGAAGTCAGAGAACTGCCTGGACAGCCTCTCTGACCAAAAAGAGCTCATCAG ATCCTTGGTAGTGCATCTGTCTAGTGTGGTCCACCTGAGCAACTCAGTGCCCCAGGACAGGGGGCTTGGAAGAGACATCTCCATCCTGGGAGGGAACCAAACAGGGATTTATGTCCAGTGGGTGAAGCCAGGTTCAAAGGCTGAGAGTACAGGACTGAGAGAGGGGTGCCGGCTCCTGGAG CTGAGGGGCACTTTGCCGAATAGGGAGGTGCTGTCTCTGAAAAACTGCACACGGGAGGTAGCTTACCTGAGCCTGCTGCACTGGGATGACCCAGCTGGTCTCATCTTCTTGCCCGACATGCAAG GATACCAGCCTCTCAAGGAGGCCTTGGAAGAAGGGAAGAAAGTGACTGGAGACTCCCTCTACGTGCGTGCCAATCTGACCCTCCCGGAGCAGTCCGACCCCTACGCCCTGTGCATCAAGTGTCGGGAGATCCTGCACGTCACTGACACCATGCACAAGGGGCGGCTGGAGTGGTATTGTGCTCGTGTCGATCCCTTGACACTGCGGGACCTGGACAAGGGAACAGTGCCTAACTACAGCCG ggctCAGCAGCTTTTGAAGGTACAGGAGAAAGGCCAAGTGCCAGGCTGGCAGATGGGCCGCAGGAGTAAT cTGAAGAAACGGACCCAGATGGTGAAATATAAACCACATGGGGATCCTccgcagcagctgctgctgggcctCTCCCCAG ACCCAGAGAGGAGCCCAAAGCCCTACAGCCTCGTGCGCCCCCTGGCGGTGCAGGCCCCTCGCCCGGTGGTGCTCTCACCTGACTGCATAGCATCCAGGCTCATCAGGAACATGCTGGACCTGCCCACCTCACGCCTGGACTTTCACGTGTGCACAGCTGATGAACAGAAGCAATCAG AGATGCTTGCTAATGCTgacccagctgctcctccccagggGAACGGTGTAGCTCCAGGCTCCCTCCAGGACCAGAGGGAGAGCAGAGAGATCCACACCATCCGGGAGTGTATCGGCAAG AATAAACACTGCCTGCTGGAGCTGGGCCTCCAGAGAGTGAGGGATCTAATTAAAAGTGAAATATACCCCATCATTATCCACGTGGAGGTCACCGAGAAGAACGTCAGGGGACTCAG GAGCTTGCTGCGGAAGCCAGGCCAGCGCGACTCTGATGTGGTAAAGCTTTGCCGGAGCGCTGAGCAGGCTCTCCATGCTTTGCCCTACTCATGGGCCTGCGTGGATGCCCAGTCCTGGTGCCACGCGGAGGAACTGGTGAAAGTGGTGCGGCTCCGCATCTTCCAGGAGCAGAACCGGATTGTGTGGCTTGAGGATGGTGACCTGTGA